TCCCCGAGGCGGTGGTGCGCGACGCCCTGGAGGCCACGTGGCCGGCCGAGGTCGAGCGGGAGGTGGCGTGGGAGCTGGCGCGGCGGCGCTGGGCCCGGTTCGTCGCGCCATCCCCTGGGGGTGACGGCCGGGAGCGGAGGGGGGTCGTCGACGCCGCCGGCTGCGCCGACGGCGAGGAGGGGGCCGGCGAGGGGCCTGACGGCCCGGTCGGCGATCGGCCTGCATCCGCCGGTCCCGCGGGCCGTCCCGAGGGGCGCGGGGGCGCGCGGCAGCGGGCCGCCGCCCGGCTCTACCGATTCCTGGTGGGGCGGGGCTTCGGGGCGGAGGTGGCCGAGGCGATCGTCCGACGGCTGGCCGAGGAGGACGGCGAGCCCGGCCGCCCCGCGTCGGCGGGGGACGGGCCGCGGCGGCCGTTCCCTTGACAGGGGTTTCTTGCAACCCCTAGAATGAATTATCGGGATCTCTCGAAAACGCGGCCACAATTGCGTAATCCGATGATATCCGGCGCAAAATCATGAAAACGCGGCGAAATCTGGGTGTCATGACAATCCGGTCGCCGGTCCCCGTCCCGACGCCCGAGGGGCGTGGGGCGCGGGTCACAGTGGTCAGCGCGCCGAGCCGGGTCCCTGCACTCGGCTTTTTTGTTAGGGGGCCGGCGGGGGCGTCGACCGCGGGCCGAGGGAGTGAAGGAGATGGTCGTTCCGACAGGCGTCTTCGTCCTCATCCTCCTCGCGACCCTCGTGATCGCCGGGCTGGCCGGCTACCTGGTCCGCAAGGTGGTGGCGGAGAGCCGCATCGGCTCCGCCGAGGCCCTGGCCCGACAGCTGATCGAAGAGGGCCGGAAGGAGGGCGAGGCGCGCAAGCGCGAGGCCCTGCTGGAGGCGAAGGAAGAGGTCCACAGGCTGCGCACGGACTTCGAACGGGAGAGCCGGGAGCGGCGGCAAGAGCTGCAGCAACTGGAGCGGCGCCTGCTGCAACGGGAGGAGGCGCTGGAACGACGGGCGCGCCAGCTGGACGAGCGGGAGGAGCTGATGCGGGCCCGTGAGCGCGACCTGGACCGGGCCGAAGAGCTGGTGGAGGAGCTGCGCCTGCGGCAGATGACGGAGCTGGAGCGCATCGCCGGCATGAGCCGCGACGAGGCGCGGGAGCTGCTCATGAGCCAGGTCCGGGAGGAGATGCGCCACGACCTGGCGGTGATGATCCGGCAGATGGAGGAGGAGGCCCGCGCCGAGGCGGACCGCCGGGCGCGGGAGATCATCGCCAACGCGGTCCAGCGCCTGGCGGCGGAGTACGTCCCCGAGCTCACCGTGTCGGTGGTCGAGCTGCCCGGGGACGAGATGAAGGGCCGCATCATCGGCCGCGAGGGGCGCAACATCCGGCACTTCGAGGCCCTGACGGGGGTCGACCTGATCATCGACGACACGCCGGAGGCGGTGGTGATCTCCTGCTTCGACCCGATCCGCCGGGAGATCGCCCGCATGACGCTGGAGAAGCTGATCGCCGACGGGCGCATCCACCCGGCGAAGATCGAGGAGATGTACGCCAAGGCCGTGGAGGAGATGGAGGAGCGCATCCGCCAGGAGGGCGAGCGCGCCTGCTACGAGGTGGGCGTGCACAACCTGCACCCGGAGCTGGTCAAGCTGCTGGGCCGGTTGGCCTTCCGGACCAGCTACGGCCAGAACATCCTCCAGCACTCCATCGAGGTGGCCCACCTCTGCGCCCTGATGGCGTACGAGCTAGGCGCCGACGTCAACGTGGCGCGGCGCGCCGGGCTCCTGCACGACATCGGCAAGGCGCTGGACCACGAGATGGAGGGCACCCACCTCACCATTGGCATGGAGATCCTGCAGAAGTATCATGAGTCGGAAGAGGTCATCCATGCCATGTCCTGCCACCACGGGGACTTCGAGGCGAAGACCATCGAGGCGGTCATCGTCACCGCCGCCGACGCGCTGTCGGCGGCGCGACCCGGGGCGCGGCGCGAGACCCTGGAGGCGTACATCCGCCGGCTGCGCCAGCTGGAGGAGATCGCCTCCAGCTTCCCCGGGGTGGCGAAGGCCTACGCCATCCAGGCGGGGCGCGAGGTGCGCATCATGGTCCACCCCGACCAGGTGGACGACGCCGAGGCGTACCTCCTGGCGCGGCAGATCGCCAAGCGCATCGAGCGGGAGCTCCAGTACCCGGGCCAGATCAAGGTGACGCTGATCCGGGAGACGAGGGTGACCGAGTACGCGCGGTAGCCACGGGCGGGGGTGCCGCGGCCGGCGGCCGCGGCACCCCCGCGGGCCGGCATGGGGTGCGCAGGCGCGCCGGGACGGCGGGCCCCCGCCCGCCGTCCCGGCGCGCCGTGGCATTCCCCCCGAGGGGGCTGGGGCGTGCGGCTGCTGTTCATCGGCGACGTGGTGGGCCGGGCGGGGCGCCGGATGCTGCGGGACCACCTGGAGAGCCTCATCGAGCAACACGGCATCGAGCTGACGGTGGTCAACGGCGAGAACGCCGCCGGCGGGTGGGGTCTCACCCCCGAGACCGCCGACGAGCTCTTCGCCGCGGGCGCGGACGTCATCACCCTGGGCAACCACTGGGCCGACCGCAAGGAGATCCTGCCCTACCTGGAGCGCAATCCGCGGGTCCTGCGCCCGCTGAACTGGCCGGGTGAGCCGCCGGGGCAGGGGGCGGTGGTGGCCGAGGGCCGCAGCGGGTGTCGGGTGGCCGTCCTCTGCCTGATGGGACGGGTCTTCGCCGACAGCCTGCTGGACGACCCCTTCGTGGCCGCCGACCGTGCCCTGACCGGCCTGGCGGGCCAGGCCGCGGCGATCCTGGTGGACGTGCACGGCGACGCCACCTCGGAGAAGCAGGCCCTGGCCTGGTACCTGGACGGCCGGGTGTCCGCGGTGGTCGGGACCCACACCCACACCCCCACGGCGGACGAGCGGGTCCTGCCGGGCGGGACGGCCGCCATCACCGACGTGGGCATGACGGGTCCGCGGGACTCGATCATCGGCTTCGAGCCCGACGGGGTCATCCGGCGGCTGCGCACCCAGCTCCAGGTGCGCCTCGAGGTGGCCCGCGGCCCCCGGGTGCTCTGCGGCGTCATCGTCGACGTCGACCGGGACACCGGCAAGGCCACGGCCATCGAGCGCATCCGCGTCGAAGACCCCGGCTAGGGGCGGCACGGGTGGGATGGGAGGCGAGGGAACGGGATGCCGTACACGCCCTACGGCCCCATCGTCGACGCTCACGTGGACACCGTGCTGGATCTGGCCGCCGGCCGGCGCCGGCTGGGCGAGCGGTCGCCAGAGGGCCACGTGGACCTGCCCCGCCTGGAGGAGGCGGGGGTGGGGGTGCAGGTCTTCGCCCACTGGATCGAGCCGGCCTACAAGCCCCACGCGGCCCTGGTCCGCTTCATGGAGCTCTACGACGCCTTCCTGGCGGAGGTGGCCCGCAACGCCGACCGCATCGCGGTGGTCACGGGCGTGGACGACCTCCAGCGGACCCTGGCCGCCGGCAAGGTGGCCGCGGTCGTCGGCATCGAGGGCGGCGAGGTCCTCCACGGGCGTCTGGGCGTGCTGCGGCTGCTCCACCGGCTGGGGGTGCGGCTGGTCGGCCTGACCTGGAACGAGCGCAACGACCTGGCGGACGGCGCCGGCGACGGCCGCAGCGGCGGCGGGCTCTCGCAGCGGGGCGTGGCGGTGGTGCGGGAGATGAACCGCCTGGGGATGGTGGTCGACGTCAGCCACCTCTCCGACGCCGGCTTCTACGACGTCCTCGCGGTCTCCCGCCAGCCGGTGGTGGCCTCCCACTCCAACTGCCGCGCCCTGTGCCCCCACCCGCGGAACCTCAGCGACGACCAGATCCGAGCCCTGGCCGCCCAGGGGGGCGTCATGGGCATGAACTTCTACGCCCGTTTCCTGCGGGCGGACGGTCCGGCCACGGTGGACGACGTGGTTCGACACATCGAACACGTGGCCTCGCTGGTGGGGCCCGAGCACGTCGGCCTCGGGTCGGACTTCGACGGCATCGGGGAGACGCCCCAGGGCCTGGAGGACGTCACCCGGCTGCCCAACCTGATCGAGGCGCTGCTGCGCCGCAACTGGAAGGAAGACCACCTGCGGCTGGTCCTCGCCGAGAACTTCCTGCGGGTCTTCCGCCAGGTGTGGTCCGCGGGGGAGCCGGCCTATCCCGCGCCGGAGGAGCCCGACGTCGGCGGGCCCGGGCTGTGACGGCAGCCGGGTGCCGGGAGCGCCGGGGCAGGCCCTGGGCCGCAGGCTTGCCCATGCGGCGACCCCCGCGGCGCGGGGCGGGCGGCACCGGCCCGAGGGGCCGGGCGGCGGCACGGGCCAGGGCCGGTCTGCATCCCGGGGCCGGCCGGAGCCGGGGGAGGGGGCCGGGCCGGGGCGCGGAACAGGGGAGGGATCGCATTGGCGCGCGCTGGCGTAGAGCTTCCCACGGTGGCCTTTCGCGTGGCGTCGGTGACCGAGGTGGACGCCGACGCCGTCGTGGTCAATCTGTTCGAGGGGGTGCGCGTTCCCGGGGGCGCCACCGGCGCGGTGGACCAGGCCCTGGGCGGGGCGATCCGCGACGCCATCGCGGCGGGTGCCCTGCGCGGCCGCCTGGGCGAGGCGCTGGTGCTGCCCACGCTGGGCCGGCTGCCCGCCCGCTGGGTGATCGTGGCCGGCCTGGGACCGCGGGAGGGGTTCGGGCGGGCGGCGGCCCGCACGGCGTCGGCCGCGGCGCTGCGCGCCGCCCGGCGCCACGGCTGCCGCGAGGTGGCTACCATCGCCCACGGCGCCGGGATCGGGGGCCTGGCGCCGCAGTTGGCGGCGCTGGCCACCGTGGAGGGGGCGCTGCTGGGCCTCTACCGCTACCGCCGCGAACGCAGCCCGGGCCGCCGGGCACCCGGTGCCGCGCCGGGGGACGGGGCGGCGGGCACGCCGGCGGAGGCGGGGGCGCCGGGCCTGCTGGGCGCGGCCGTCGACCCCACCGGGCGGCGCGGCGGCGAGCCGCTGGGTTCCGGCTCCGCCCAGGATCCGACGGATGAACGCGGCGTGGAGCGCCTCTGGCTGATCGACCGCACCGACGCCCAGCAGGCGGCCCTGGAGCGCGGGCTCGAGGAGGGCCGCGTGGTGGCCGAGGCGGTGATGGTCGCCCGGCAGCTGGGCAACCGGCCGGCCAACGACCTGACGCCGGCCCGCCTCGCCGCGGCGGCCCTGGAGCTCGAAGACCTCCCGGGCATCCAGGTCACCGTGCTGGACGAGGACGCGTTGCGCCAGCAGGGATTCGGCGCCATCCTGGCCGTCGGCCAGGGCAGCGCCCAGCCGCCCCGGCTGGTGGCCATCGACTACGTGGGGCCGGGTCGCGATGCGTCGGAGCCGCCGGACGCGGCCTTCATCGGTAAGGGCGTCACCTTCGACACCGGCGGCATCTCCCTCAAGCCGCGCGAGGGCATGGAGGACATGAAGTTCGACATGATGGGCGCCGCCGCGGTGATCGGCGCCCTCCACGCGGTGTCGCGGCTGCGCCTGCCGGCGCGGCTGCTGGGCGTGGTGGCGGCGGTGGAGAACATGCCCGGCGGGCGCGCCTTCAAGCCCGGCGACGTGATCACCACCTACGACGGCACCACGGTGGAGGTCAACAACACCGACGCCGAGGGCCGGCTGATCCTGGCCGACGCCATGGCCTACGCCCGCCAGCGTGGCGCGCGGCGGCTGGTCGACCTGGCGACCCTGACGGGCGCCATGGTCATCGCCCTCGGCGACCACGTGGCGGGCCTCTTCGCCAACGATGACGCCTGGGCGGCGCGGGTCCTGCGGGCGGCGGACGCAGCCGGCGAACCCCTCTGGCGCCTGCCGCTGGTGGCCGCCTACCGCCGCCGGCTGCGCAGCGAGTACGCCGACCTGCGCAACACGGGGGGCCGGGCGGCGGGCTCCATCCTGGCCGCCCTGTTCCTGGCGACCTTCGCCGGCGAGACGCCCTGGGCGCACCTGGACATCGCCGGCGTCGCCTGGTCGGACCAGGTGGAGGGCGATCACGGCAAGGGCGCTACCGGCTACGGCGTGCGCACCCTGGTGGAGCTGGCCCGCAACCTGGCGGCGGGGGGACGGTCGTGACGGAGGGCCGCGGGCTCGCCGACGGGCCCGGGGGGGACGTCGGCCCCGGACGGCCGGGCCCGGGGGCGGACGGATCCGGCGAGGCCGCTGCCCGGGAGGGTGGCGCCGACCTGCACACCCACACCACCGCCTCCGACGGCACGGTGACGCCGGAGGAGCGGATCCAGATGGCCCGCCGGGCCGGCCTGGAGTACGTGGGCATCACCGATCACGACACCCTGGCCGGCCTGCCCGCGGCCCGGGCGGCGGCGCGGGCCGCGGGGATCGGCCTGGTCCCCGGGGTGGAGCTCAGCACCGACGTGGACCTGGGTAGCCGCCGGGTGGGCGTGCACGTGCTGGGGTACTGGGTCAAGGAGGACGACCCGCCCCTGGTGGAACTGCTCGCCCAGCGGCGGGCATCGCGGGAGCGGCGCCTGGCACGCATCCTGGAGCGATTGGCCCAGGTGGGCATCGCCCTCGACGAGGGGCGGATCCGGGCCCTGGCCCGGGGGGGTGCCGTGGGCCGACCCCACGTGGCGCGGGCGCTGGTCGAGGCCGGCGTGGTGGCCACCGTCGCGGAGGCCTTCGAGCGGTACCTGACGCCCGGCAAGCCGGGCTACGTGCCCCGGGCGCCGCTGGCACCCGAGGCGGCCATCGCCGCCATCCGCGCGGCGGGCGGCGTTCCCGTGCTGGCCCACCCGGGCCTGCTCCCGGAGCGGTTGCACGCCCTGTGGCCCGTCTGGCAGCGCCACGGCCTGGCGGGCGTGGAGGTCTACCACACCAAGCACTCGCCGGAGCAGGCGGCCGCCTTCCTTCGGCGGGCGCGGGAACTCGACCTGCTGCCGACGGGCGGGTCGGATTGCCACGGCCCCCAGCCCGGGCAGCCGGCGCTGATCGGGCGCGTGCGCATCCCGGTGGAGTGGGTGGAGCGGCTGCGGGAGCGCTCGGCGCGTTGAGGCGCGGGGACCGGGGGAGGGGCGCGCGGCCGCGGCGGCGGTCGGCGGGGGCCGGGCCTGCGGCGCGTCCCCGCGCCCCCGGGCCGTCCCGCCCCCGCATGGGCTGGGGCGCGGATGCATAGACCTCCCAGCAGGGGGGTCAAGCTCGATGAGCCGTTCCGCCCGATGGTCCGACCGCTCCCGGGGGTCGTCCCCGTCCGCCGCCGGGCGGGTCGGGGCGGCCGGTGCGGCGACCAGCGAGTGGCAGTATCGGGTCCTGCTCCTGGAGCGCCGGGTCGTGACGCTGCGGCGCAGCCGTCGGGTGCTGCTGGAGCTGCTGGCCACCCAGCAGGCGTACTACGAGGCGGAGGTCGACCGCCTGCGCCGGCGGGTGGACGAGCTGGAGCGGCAGCGCCAGCGCCTGCTGGCGTTCATCCGGCGGCGCCGGGTGCTGGTGGGAAGGGCGGCGGCGGAGGCAGGCGGCGCGCCGCCGCCGTGAACATCGACTCGGGTCCCGTGAAGCCGCAGAGCTCGCAGCGCACCGTCAGCTCGGGACCGCCGTCGGCGGCCGTCGCCAGGGTGGGGCCCGACCGCCACTGCTCCACCTGGCCGGTGTGGGGATCCTTGCGGACCGACCAGAGCACCGGCCAGGCCAAGTCGAAGGAGGCCCGGTTGCCGGTGCAACGCGGACACGCGTAGGGCGGTCGGTGGCTGAGGGACGCCAGCGCCGCTTGCCAGGGCGGGACGGCCCCCGGGGCGGCCGGTCCACCGGTGGCCCAGGATGCGGCCCCGGGCCCAGCGGCCTCGCCGGCGGCCCGGGATGGGGCTCCGTGGCCAGCCGCCTCGCCGGTGGCCCAGGATGCTGCCCCCTGGCCAGCGGCCTCGCCGGTGGCCCTGGAGGGGGCCCCGGCGCCAGGCGCCTCGCCGGTAGCCCAGGGCGCGGCCCCGTGGCCGGCCGCAGCGGCATCCGCCGGGACCCCGCCTGCAGCGGAGGCGGCCGTTCCACGCGCATCCCCCGCCGGCGGATCGGCCACCCGCGCCCCGGCGGCACCCGTGGTCGCCCCGTCGCCGCCGGCCCCGGCGCCCGCGGCCGCCACCGCGCCATGGCCTGCCGTCGCCGCTGGGCCCGCAACCCATGGGGATTCCCCACCCGCCCCGATCCCCTCGTCCACCGCCTCCGGCCGATCCGTCGCCCCGGCCGACGCACCCGCGCGGGGGTCGCCCTCCCCGCCGGCCGCCGGATCGGGGCCGGCGGTGCCGCCGGCCGGTTCGTCCCGGTCCACGACCATCACCTCCACCGGGGCTTCCCATCGGTCTACGCCCTAGGTTTCCCGCCGCCGCGCCGGGGCACGCGGGTCCCGGCGCCGCGGTGCCCTGGGCGCGAGGGCTGGCCGGCCCCGTGCCCCCGGCCGGAGCGTCCGCATTGCCCGGCCCGCGGCCCAGCGTCCATAATCAACAGAGGACCGAAGGAGGAAGCGAGCCATGGAGACCCTGCCCCTGATGCCCGGGCCGTCGGCGCGGGCCCTCGACTACCGCGCCCTGCAGGCCCAGTGGGCCGCCCGCTACGGCGCATACCGCGACGAGCAGGGCGTCTGGCGCCTGCCCGACGGCCGCACGCTGGCGGAGTCCATCTTCGGCAAGCCCCGGCCGGCGTACAAGATCCTGACCTGGGGCTGCCAGATGAACGAGCGGGACAGCGAGATCCTGGCCGGGCAATTAGAAGAGATGGGCATGGTCCCGGCGGGGCTGCTGGACGAGGCGGACCTGGTGCTGCTCAACACCTGCGCCGTGCGCGAGACGGCGGAGGAGAAGGTCTTCGGCACCATCGGCTACCTCAAGGCGTTCAAGCAGAAGAACCCGGAGATGATCCTCGGGCTGTGCGGCTGCATGGCGCAGGAGGAGGCCACCATCCGCCGCATCCAGCGGTACTACCCCCACGTGGACTTGGTCTTCGGCACCCACAACGTCCACCAGCTGCCCCAGCTGATCGAGCGGGTGCGACGGGAAGAGGGCATGGTGGTGGACGTCTGGCAGGCGGCCGAGGGGGTGGTGGAGCACCTGCCCTCGCGCCGCGCCGGTGGCGTGAAGGCGTGGGTCAACATCATCTACGGGTGCGACAAGTTCTGCACCTTCTGCATCGTGCCCACCACCCGCGGCCGCGAGCGCAGCCGCCGCCCGGAGGACGTGATCGCCGAGGTGGAGTACCTGGCCGCGGAGGGGTACAAGGAGGTCACCCTGCTCGGCCAGAACGTCAACTCCTACGGCAAGGACCTGGGCATCGGCTTCGACTTCGCGGACCTCCTGGCGCGGCTCGACCGGGTGCCGGGGATCCGCTGGATCCGCTACACCACCTCCCACCCGCGGGACTTCACGGACAAACTCATCCGGACCATCGCGGAATCCGACAAGGTGACCGAGCACTTCCACCTGCCCGTGCAGTCGGGGTCCAACCACGTCCTGCGCTGGATGAACCGGCGTTACACCCGGGAGTACTACCTGCGACTGATCGAGAGGATCCGTACCGCGGTGCCCGACGCCTGCATCACCACGGACATCATCGTCGGCTTCCCGAAGGAGACTGAGGAGGACTTCCAGCAGACCCTGGACCTGGTGCGGCAGGTGGAGTTCGACAACGCCTTCACCTTCATCTACTCGCCGCGGGAGGGCACGCCGGCCGCCCGCTGGCCCCAGCTGCCGCGGGAGGTCAAGCAGGAGCGGCTGGAGCGGCTGATGGAGGTCCAGTACGCCATCAACCTGCGGAAGAACCAGCGGCTGGTCGGCCAGCAGGCCGTCGTCCTGATCGACGGGCCGAGCAAGAAGAATCCGCAGGTCCTCAGCGCCCGGACGCGGACCAACAAGCTGGTCCTGGTCCCCGGGGATGCGGCCTGGGCCGGCCGGTTCGCCCGGGTGGCGATCACCCGTGCCCAGACCTTCACCCTCGAGGGGCGGGTGGTGGAGCTGCTGCCCGACGACGCGCCGGAGATCGGTCGGCACGGCCAGTTCGCGCCCTACGTCGCCGTGGCGCAGGGCGCCTGACGGCGGGGTGCGGGACCGCGTCGGGACGCCGGTCCCAGGGCGGGGGGTGGCAGGCTGACGCCGATGGCGCAAGGGGATGCGACGAAGCGGGACAAGCCGGGCCGCGAGACGCCGATGATGCGGCAATACCGGCAGTGGAAGGAGCGCTACCCGGACTGCATCCTCTTCTTCCGGCTGGGCGACTTCTACGAGATGTTCGGCGACGACGCCCGGCTGGCGGCCCGGATCCTGGACATCACCCTGACCTCGCGGGAGACGGCCAAGGGCGAGCGGGTGCCGATGTGTGGGGTGCCCTGCCACGCCGCCGACCAGTACCTGGCCCGGCTGGTGGAGGCCGGCTACCGCGTGGCCATCTGCGAACAGGTGGAGGACCCGCGCCTGGCCCGGGGGCTGGTGCGCCGGGAAGTGGTCCGGGTGGTCACCCCGGGCACCCTCTGGACCGCCAGCGGCCCGGAGGAGGGGCGCTACGTGGCGGCCCTGGCGGTGCCCGAGGGCGGCCGCGGCAGCGGGCGCAGCCGGTGGCCAGGCGGTGGGGGGGAGGGCGGGGAGCCCGGCACGGCGGCGCCGCACCGCGGCTCCTCCCCCGGCCGGCCGCAGGATCCCGGTGCCGACTCGCGGTGGACCACCACGCCGGCGCCCGCCGCCGGCGTCCCCGCGACCCCGGCGGCGGCCGGCGACGGGCCCAACGGCCCGCCGGTGCTGGGGCTGGCCTATGCCGACGTGTCCACCGGCGAGTTCGTCATCGCCCAGTTGGAGGGTCCCCAGGCGGTCCGCCTCGCCGTGGACGAGCTGGCGCGACTGCAGGCGGCGGAGTGCCTGCTGGGCCCGGGCCTGGAGGGACCCGGAGCCGCCCGGATCGAACGGGCGCTGCGGGAGCGGGGCTGCGCCCTGACCCGCCTGCCCACCGGCCCCTGGCGGCTGCGGGACGCCGAGGCGGTGCTGGCGGACCGCTTCGGCCGGGCGGCGGTCGACCAGGCCCGCGCCGCCACGGGCCCGGCGGCGGTGGCGGCGGGCGGCGGGCTGCTCGCCTATCTCCGCGAGACCCAGAAGGTCGACCTGGAGCACCTCCGGCGTCTGCGCACCGACCCCCTCGACCAGTGGCTGGCCATCGACGCCAACAGCCGTCGCAACCTGGAGCTGGTCCGGCGGCTGCGGGACGGATCGCGGCAGGGCACGCTGCTCGACGTGCTCGACCTGACGGAGACCGCCATGGGCCGCCGCCTGCTCAAGCAGTGGGTCGAGCGGCCGCTGGTCGACCGCGAGGCCATCGAGGCACGGCTCGATGCCGTGGAGGCGTTGGTGGCCGACCCGTTCCTGCGCAGCGACGTCCGGCGCCTGTTGGCCGGGGTGCAGGACCTGCCGCGGCTGCTGGGCCGCGTCGGCTATCAGCAGGCCAACGCGCGGGACCTGTTGGGCATCGCCCGCTCCCTGGAGCGGCTGCCGGAGCTGGCCGGGCGGCTCGATGGGGCGCTGCGGGGACGGCGGGCCGGCCGTCTCGAGGCGGTCAGGGCGGGCCTCGATCCCGACCTGGCGGCGCTGGCCCGGCGGCTGCGGGCGGCCCTGGTGGACGATCCGCCGACGACCGTGACCGAGGGCGGCCTGATCCGCGACGGCTTCCACCCCGAGGTCGACGAGCTGCGCCGGGCCATGCGGGAGGGGCGCGACTGGATCGCCGCCCTGGAGGCGCGGGAGCGGGAGCGGACGGGCATCAAGTCCCTCAAGGTCGGGTTCAACAAGGTCTTCGGGTACTACATCGAGGTCACCCGGGCCAACCGCCACCTGGTGCCCCCGGACTACGAGCGGCGCCAGACCCTGGCCGGCGCCGAGCGGTTCGTCACCCCGGAGCTCAAGGCCATGGAGAGCAAGGTCCTGGGCGCCGAGGAGCGCCTGGCCGCCCTGGAGCACCGCCTCTTCCTGGAGCTGCGGCAGGCGGTGGCCGCGGCCATCCCGCGGCTGCAGGCGGTGGCCGACGCCCTGGCGGAGCTGGACGTGCTGGCCTCCCTGGCCGAGGCGGCCGCCCGCTACGACTACGTGCGGCCGCAGATCGCCGCCGACCGCCGGCTGCGCATCAAGGCGGGCCGCCACCCCGTGCTGGACCGGGTGCTGGAGGGCCGGTTCGTCCCCAACGACATCGACCTGGACGGCCGCGAGGAGCGGGTCATGCTCATCACCGGCCCCAACATGGCGGGGAAGAGCACCTACCTGCGCCAGGTGGCGCTCATCGTGATCATGGCCCAGATGGGCAGCTTCGTCCCCGCGGCGGAGGCGGAGATCGGCCTGGTGGACCGGATCTTCTGCCGCGTCGGGGCCAGCGACGATTTGGCGTCGGGCCAGTCGACCTTCATGGTCGAGGTGGCGGAGACGGCGCTGGCCGTGCACAACGCCACGCCGCGCAGCCTGATCCTGTTGGACGAGATCGGCCGCGGCACCAGCACCTTCGACGGCATCGCCATCGCCCGGGCGGTGATCGAGTACATCCACGACCGCATCGGCGCCCGCACCCTGGTCTCGACCCACTACCACGAGCTGACGGGCCTGGCGGCCACGCGCTCCGGCATCCGCAACTACCACGCCCGGGTGGTGGAGGACGGGGACTCGGTGCGGTTCCTGTGGCGCATCGTGCCGGGCGGGGCCGATCGCAGCTACGGCATCAACGTGGCGCGCCTGGCGGGGCTGCCGGTGGAGATCGTCGAGCGGGCCAAGGCGATCCTGGCCGAGCTGGACCGCCGCGCCGGGCCGCGCCAGCTGTCGCTGGCGGACCTGATGGCCTCCCCCGTGGCGGGCGCGGCGTTACGCGCCGCGGAGACGGGAGGCGGGTTGGCGGAGGCGGGAGGCCGGTCCGCGGAGGCGGGCGGCCAAGGGGAGGGCGCCGGGCGGACCCCCGCGGCTGCGGGCGCCGCGCCGCGGGGCGAGGCCGCGGCCGCCGTCGAACCCGCGTCAGACGAACCGGCGGCTGCCGGCCGCACCGCGGAGGGGCCAGGATCGGCGGCCGCCGCCGGCATGGCGGCCGCCGGCACGGCGGGGAGCCCCTCGGCGCCGGCGCCGGCCGGCGCCGGCGAGGGCTGGGAGGCGGCCGGCGAGCTGGCCCTGGCCCGGGCCTGGCTCCATCGGTTGGCGAGCCTCGACCTTAACCGCATGACGCCCCTCGACGCCATGAACCTGCTGTACGCGTGGCAGCGGCGCCTTCGCCGCGAGCGGTGGACGCGGTCCGCCGAGGACGCCGGCAGCGCTGCCGGCCAGGAGGGAGCCCATGGGCAGGATACGGCGGCTGGATCCGCAGGTGATCGACCAGATCGCGGC
The sequence above is drawn from the Thermaerobacter sp. FW80 genome and encodes:
- the miaB gene encoding tRNA (N6-isopentenyl adenosine(37)-C2)-methylthiotransferase MiaB, whose translation is METLPLMPGPSARALDYRALQAQWAARYGAYRDEQGVWRLPDGRTLAESIFGKPRPAYKILTWGCQMNERDSEILAGQLEEMGMVPAGLLDEADLVLLNTCAVRETAEEKVFGTIGYLKAFKQKNPEMILGLCGCMAQEEATIRRIQRYYPHVDLVFGTHNVHQLPQLIERVRREEGMVVDVWQAAEGVVEHLPSRRAGGVKAWVNIIYGCDKFCTFCIVPTTRGRERSRRPEDVIAEVEYLAAEGYKEVTLLGQNVNSYGKDLGIGFDFADLLARLDRVPGIRWIRYTTSHPRDFTDKLIRTIAESDKVTEHFHLPVQSGSNHVLRWMNRRYTREYYLRLIERIRTAVPDACITTDIIVGFPKETEEDFQQTLDLVRQVEFDNAFTFIYSPREGTPAARWPQLPREVKQERLERLMEVQYAINLRKNQRLVGQQAVVLIDGPSKKNPQVLSARTRTNKLVLVPGDAAWAGRFARVAITRAQTFTLEGRVVELLPDDAPEIGRHGQFAPYVAVAQGA
- the mutS gene encoding DNA mismatch repair protein MutS, translated to MAQGDATKRDKPGRETPMMRQYRQWKERYPDCILFFRLGDFYEMFGDDARLAARILDITLTSRETAKGERVPMCGVPCHAADQYLARLVEAGYRVAICEQVEDPRLARGLVRREVVRVVTPGTLWTASGPEEGRYVAALAVPEGGRGSGRSRWPGGGGEGGEPGTAAPHRGSSPGRPQDPGADSRWTTTPAPAAGVPATPAAAGDGPNGPPVLGLAYADVSTGEFVIAQLEGPQAVRLAVDELARLQAAECLLGPGLEGPGAARIERALRERGCALTRLPTGPWRLRDAEAVLADRFGRAAVDQARAATGPAAVAAGGGLLAYLRETQKVDLEHLRRLRTDPLDQWLAIDANSRRNLELVRRLRDGSRQGTLLDVLDLTETAMGRRLLKQWVERPLVDREAIEARLDAVEALVADPFLRSDVRRLLAGVQDLPRLLGRVGYQQANARDLLGIARSLERLPELAGRLDGALRGRRAGRLEAVRAGLDPDLAALARRLRAALVDDPPTTVTEGGLIRDGFHPEVDELRRAMREGRDWIAALEARERERTGIKSLKVGFNKVFGYYIEVTRANRHLVPPDYERRQTLAGAERFVTPELKAMESKVLGAEERLAALEHRLFLELRQAVAAAIPRLQAVADALAELDVLASLAEAAARYDYVRPQIAADRRLRIKAGRHPVLDRVLEGRFVPNDIDLDGREERVMLITGPNMAGKSTYLRQVALIVIMAQMGSFVPAAEAEIGLVDRIFCRVGASDDLASGQSTFMVEVAETALAVHNATPRSLILLDEIGRGTSTFDGIAIARAVIEYIHDRIGARTLVSTHYHELTGLAATRSGIRNYHARVVEDGDSVRFLWRIVPGGADRSYGINVARLAGLPVEIVERAKAILAELDRRAGPRQLSLADLMASPVAGAALRAAETGGGLAEAGGRSAEAGGQGEGAGRTPAAAGAAPRGEAAAAVEPASDEPAAAGRTAEGPGSAAAAGMAAAGTAGSPSAPAPAGAGEGWEAAGELALARAWLHRLASLDLNRMTPLDAMNLLYAWQRRLRRERWTRSAEDAGSAAGQEGAHGQDTAAGSAGDRPDRGR